From Orcinus orca chromosome 3, mOrcOrc1.1, whole genome shotgun sequence, a single genomic window includes:
- the NXNL1 gene encoding nucleoredoxin-like protein 1 — protein MACLFSGRVLIRNNSDQDELDTEAELSRRLENRLVLLFFGAGSCPKCQAFAPILKDFFVRLTDEFYVLRAAQLALVYVSQDSTEEQQDLFLRDMPKKWLFLPFEDDLKRDLGRRFSVERLPAVVVLKPNGDVLTLDAADEIRRLGPACFANWQEASEVLDRSFLLPEDLDDPAPRSLTEPLRRRKYRVDPASRGVRGRGRGGDPGQEGGAEGGSVGLF, from the exons ATGGCCTGCCTGTTCTCTGGCCGTGTCCTGATCCGAAACAACAGTGACCAGGATGAGTTGGACACGGAGGCTGAGCTTAGCCGCCGGCTGGAAAACCGACTGGTGCTGCTGTTCTTTGGTGCCGGCTCGTGCCCGAAGTGCCAGGCCTTTGCACCCATCCTCAAGGACTTCTTTGTGCGGCTCACGGATGAGTTCTACGTGTTGCGGGCAGCCCAGCTGGCTCTGGTGTACGTGTCCCAGGACTCGACAGAGGAGCAGCAGGACCTGTTCCTCAGGGACATGCCCAAGAAGTGGCTCTTCTTGCCCTTCGAGGATGACCTGAAGAG GGACCTCGGGCGCCGGTTCTCCGTGGAGCGCCTGCCGGCGGTCGTGGTGCTCAAGCCGAATGGGGATGTGCTCACGCTCGACGCGGCCGACGAGATCCGGCGCCTGGGCCCTGCCTGCTTCGCCAACTGGCAAGAGGCGTCTGAGGTGCTGGACCGCAGCTTCCTGCTGCCAGAGGACCTGGACGACCCCGCGCCGCGGAGCCTCACCGAACCACTGCGCCGCCGCAAGTACAGAGTGGACCCGGCGTCGCGGGGCGTACGAGGCCGGGGTAGAGGGGGCGACCCCGGGCAGGAGGGCGGGGCCGAGGGCGGGTCAGTGGGGCTGTTCTGA